CGGGAGTACCTCCCCGACGAGTACGTCGTCGGCGCACAGATCGTCGCCGGGAGCGACGGCCCCGAGGGCACCGTCGCGGTCCAGCCCCCCATCGGCCACGCCGTCAGCGCGGGGCTCCCGGCCGACAGCGATCTCGAAGAGGGACTCGACGACGACGACCGCGACGAGGTCGCGCGCGGGCTCGCCGCGAGCGCCGCGCTCCAGGTGAAACAGGCCGTCTCGGACGCCATCGCTCCGGTCGCGCGATAGCGACTTCAACACTAAGCAAAGCGTTCTCTCAAGGACAGAAGAGAGCTCACGAGGGTTACCTTACTACTTCATGAAATATGATCGGTAACGAAACACATTTACGAAGATGACATACTAGTAGGTGTACCCCCCGTATGGCCAAGGGGACAAGGCGCCCCTCTGACTTAGGGGAGATCGAGGGTTCGAATCCCTCTGCGGGCAGAGGGCGTGGTCGCGCCCGTACAGGGCAGCAGGTTCGATTCCTGCTCCACTGTTCTTTTGCTGACAAGATCAATGAGTAGTTCATGAGAGCCACGGATGACTCCGTAAGTATCTGGATTTTTGGATTGTTCTCGCAGTGCAGCCTATTGGTCAACCCGAGACCGCGGTCGGCGGGTCGTAGAACAGCACGTAGCCGAGCGTCGCGAGCGCGGGAATCGTGCCCGCGGCGAGGCCCGTCGGGACCGCCAGCGGGGAGGCCACGCCGCCGGCGAATCCCGCGATGAGGAGGGCGGGGAGCGCGAGCAGGACGAGATCCGCCGGGGCGACCGTCGGGCGGCGCTCGTCGACCGTCTCGACGACCGATTCCGCGGTCGCGGGGAGCGGAAGAGGGGTCATCGTGTCTCGGCCAACGAACGCCGGCTAATTAAATATTATTACTGCGTGTGAGCCGTCACTTCCCCCAGAAGGGGTCGCGCCGACGGTGTTTGTCGAGGTACATCCGGAGGGCGTCGGCCTCGTCGGCCGGGATGTCCTCCGTGAGCTCCTGTTCGAGGACCTTCGCGTGCTTCTCGGGGAGCTCGACCCAGAGCTCGTCGCCTTCCTCGATCTGTCGGCCGACGGTGGGGCCGTCGATGGCGACGCTCACGCGGTCGCCCTTGCGGGCCTGGTCGACGTCCTCGCCCTGGTCCTGGATGCCGTTGACCTCGCCGATGCGTTTCGGCTCCGCCCCGGAGAAGTCGACGACGCGCGCGTTGCGTTTCATGGTCCCGGTCAGGATCTCGACGCCGACCACCGCCGGGTCGTTCTGCCGGAAGGTGTGGTCGGGGAGGAGCTGGAAGCGTGCGGGCCGCGAGATGTTCTCGAGGATGGCGTCCTGCTGGCTCCGCTCGCGTTCGGTGACGAACTCGTCGTACTCCTCGACGAGGCGATAGATCACGTCGCTCTCGAAGATCCGGACGCCGCTCTCGTCGGCCTGTTCGGCGGCGTTGTCGAGCACGTCGACCGAGAAGGCGAGCACCGTCTCGTGTTTCTCCTCGTCGGCGGTGCTCGCCACCGTGACGTCGCGGGGTGCGACCGCGCCGACCTCCGCACGGACGATAGGAATCTCGGCCTCTTCGAGGGCATCGGCGACGGCTTCGAGGCTTCCGAGGGTGTCGGCTTTCACCACGACCCCCTCCTCCTGGGTGGTGACACCGATGGCGGCGAGCTCCTCCTCGACTGCCGCCACGACGTCGTCGAGAGGCTGGTCGCGGACCACTCGTACCGGGGCCCCCGCCATCGCGCTGTCGAGCTCCGGTGCGGCGATCTTGAGCCCCGCCGCCGCGCTCACCGCATCGACCTGCTCGAAGCGGCTCTCGGTTCGGATCTCGGCAAGCGGCCGGGGCTGGAGCAGCGCCCGGACGTCGGTCACGATCGGGTCGCCCGACGCGCCCACCACGATGGTGTCGTCGGATCTCACCGTTCCGTCGTAGAGCACCACGTCGATCGCGGTGCCGAACCCCTTCTGGTCCTTGACTTCGAGCACCGTGCCCGCCCCCGGTCCGTCGACGTCGATCGCCATCTCGTCCTTGAGGTAGCGCTGGGAGAGGCCCATCAGAACGGTGAGAACGTCGGGGACGCCCTCGCCCGTCTCGGCGCTCGTCGGCACGACGCCGACGTTGTTGGCGAAGTTCTGGACCCGCCAGTACATGTCCGCCGAGAAGTCGTGGTCGGAGAGCTCGCCGATGACCTCGTAGAGGTTCTCGTCGAGCCGCGAGCGGGCGCGGTCGGTCTGGGCGTCGTAGCTCTGCTGGATCGGGCTATCGGGCTGGGGGTTCCAACCGGCCACAGTATCGATCTTGTTCGCCGCGACCACGAACGGGGTCTCGGTGCGCTGGAGGATGTCGAGGGCCTCGATGGTCTGGGGCTGGAATCCGTCGTTGACGTCCACGACGAGGATCGCGATGTCGGCGAGCGCACCCCCCCGAGACCGGAGGGTCGAGAAGGAGTGGTGGCCGGGCGTGTCGATGAACAGCAGACCGGGGAGGTCGAAGTCGTCGGGGTCGACGAGACTGCCGGCTAGCTCGGAGACGGTTTCGAGCGGTACGGCGGTCGCGCCGATGTGCTGGGTGATCGCGCCCGCCTCGCCGTCGGTGACCGCCGAGCCGCGGATCTTGTCGAGGAGCGTGGTTTTGCCGTGGTCGACGTGGCCGAGGACCGCGACGATCGGGGTTCGGAGGGACGCCGCCGTGTCGCCGGCGGCGTCCGCGTTGGTGTGTGTTTCGGACATGGCATTCACCCGAGAAAGTCGTAGTTGAGGGGAACGGGCCACGCCAGTTAAACACGTCGTCGTGTCCGTCCAACGGGTCAGTGACCCGTTTCGGTCGCCCCGCTCTCCGTGGTGTTTATAATGCCGGCCTTCGGTATGACGGGTATGCCAGACGTACTCGCGCGGAACCTGATCGACAAGGCCGTGATCGGGTCCGACGGGACCGAGCTCGGCACGCTCTCGACGGTGACGATGAACATCGAGACCGGCGAACTCGCGAACCTCATCATCACGCCGCGGGGCGAGACGATGGACCAGGTCGAGATCGAACGCGACGACGAGGGCCGATACGCCGTCCCGATCCGAAGCGTGCAGGCGGTCAAAGACCACATCGTCGTCGACCGGTGATGGAAATACTCGACTCGTCGGCGTTCATCAACGAGTACGACGCGGGGGACGACATCGCGACGGTGCCGGAGGTGGGGATGGAGCTCGAAGGCGAGCATTCCTATCGCTACGACGCGCTCGAAGGCGCGGGGATGTACATCCACGTGCCCGAGGAGGCCGTGGTGGGCCGGGTCGAGCGCGCCGCGCGCGAGAGCGGCGACGCCGACGAACTCTCGGAGACGGACATCAAACTCGTCGCGGCGGCGTTCGAACTCGACGCGACGTTGGTCACCGACGACTACGCGATGCAGAACGTCGCCGACCGGCTCGATATTCGTGTCGAGTTCATCGCCCAGGAGGGCATCACGGAGGCCCGCGAGTGGGAGTTCCAGTGTCAGGGCTGTGGCCGAACGTTCGACGAACGGAAGGACCGCTGTCCGATCTGCGGCAGCGGGCTCGCGCGGAAGAACCCCTCGTAGGGTTCGCGGCGAACTCAGAAATAGGGGTGAAAGGAGAGGGCCTCTAGCGCGTAGAGCTGGGCGAACGTGACCGCGTTGTAGGCTCCATGGATGAGGGCGGGAACCAGCAGGTTGTCGGTGTACTCGTAGAGTCCACCCAGAATGAGCCCGAGCAGGAAGGTCGAGACCACGTAGCCGCCGGCACCCGCGAGACCCGAGGAGGCGATCGTGGCGGTGGCGTGGGCGAGCCCGAAGAGGGCGCTCGAAAGCAGGACCGCCGGGACGGGCGAGAACACCCGCCGGAGGATCCCCTGCGCCCCGCCGCGGAACAGGATCTCCTCGCCGGGGCCGGTCGCGAGGAAGGAGAGCGCGATGAGGTAGAGCGCGAGCGTCGGGTCCGCCCTGACCGCGCTCACGATCCGGTTCGTACCGGGTGCGAGGCCGATGCCCTGGAGGAAGATCGAGACGGCCTGTGAGGCGGCCACCAGCAGGACGAAGCCAACCAGTACCCACCCGAGGTCGCGGAGGAGGCGTCGGGGACGCGAGAGCGAGGGCCACCGGACGTCGAAGAGGTCGGGGAGGTCGGCGTAGCGCATGTAGGCGAGCACGACCACGGCGAACCCGACGTTTTGGAGGAGCGTCGACCCGACGTAGCCCGGCGTGCTCCGGATCGAGAGGTCGAAGGCCGAGAGCACGGGCAACAGCGGGACGACGATGAGGTTCGCGACGAGGAAGCCGGCCACGACGAGCCCGAACGCGATCGTGACCGCCGAGAGGTAGCGAAGGGGGTCGGATCGGCTGCCGTCGGTGTGTTCTGCCGCCATCCGTTCTGTGAGGCTCGGTGGCCGCGCCGAATAGCTCCTTTGGTCACTCCACGAGGAGTCGTGTCTTCTCCGCGACCGCCGCCGACTCCTCGTTCGACTCGCCGATGAGGCCACGAGTCGCGTTCTTGCCCCACTCGACCGCGGGCTGGGTGAA
This is a stretch of genomic DNA from Halococcus salsus. It encodes these proteins:
- a CDS encoding DUF5811 family protein, producing MTGNTPYAGQPTDTDPGRRANADVPELSPEQRRTLQAGLDTVVARTREYLPDEYVVGAQIVAGSDGPEGTVAVQPPIGHAVSAGLPADSDLEEGLDDDDRDEVARGLAASAALQVKQAVSDAIAPVAR
- the infB gene encoding translation initiation factor IF-2, with translation MSETHTNADAAGDTAASLRTPIVAVLGHVDHGKTTLLDKIRGSAVTDGEAGAITQHIGATAVPLETVSELAGSLVDPDDFDLPGLLFIDTPGHHSFSTLRSRGGALADIAILVVDVNDGFQPQTIEALDILQRTETPFVVAANKIDTVAGWNPQPDSPIQQSYDAQTDRARSRLDENLYEVIGELSDHDFSADMYWRVQNFANNVGVVPTSAETGEGVPDVLTVLMGLSQRYLKDEMAIDVDGPGAGTVLEVKDQKGFGTAIDVVLYDGTVRSDDTIVVGASGDPIVTDVRALLQPRPLAEIRTESRFEQVDAVSAAAGLKIAAPELDSAMAGAPVRVVRDQPLDDVVAAVEEELAAIGVTTQEEGVVVKADTLGSLEAVADALEEAEIPIVRAEVGAVAPRDVTVASTADEEKHETVLAFSVDVLDNAAEQADESGVRIFESDVIYRLVEEYDEFVTERERSQQDAILENISRPARFQLLPDHTFRQNDPAVVGVEILTGTMKRNARVVDFSGAEPKRIGEVNGIQDQGEDVDQARKGDRVSVAIDGPTVGRQIEEGDELWVELPEKHAKVLEQELTEDIPADEADALRMYLDKHRRRDPFWGK
- a CDS encoding PRC-barrel domain-containing protein translates to MPDVLARNLIDKAVIGSDGTELGTLSTVTMNIETGELANLIITPRGETMDQVEIERDDEGRYAVPIRSVQAVKDHIVVDR
- a CDS encoding NOB1 family endonuclease gives rise to the protein MEILDSSAFINEYDAGDDIATVPEVGMELEGEHSYRYDALEGAGMYIHVPEEAVVGRVERAARESGDADELSETDIKLVAAAFELDATLVTDDYAMQNVADRLDIRVEFIAQEGITEAREWEFQCQGCGRTFDERKDRCPICGSGLARKNPS
- a CDS encoding CPBP family intramembrane glutamic endopeptidase; protein product: MAAEHTDGSRSDPLRYLSAVTIAFGLVVAGFLVANLIVVPLLPVLSAFDLSIRSTPGYVGSTLLQNVGFAVVVLAYMRYADLPDLFDVRWPSLSRPRRLLRDLGWVLVGFVLLVAASQAVSIFLQGIGLAPGTNRIVSAVRADPTLALYLIALSFLATGPGEEILFRGGAQGILRRVFSPVPAVLLSSALFGLAHATATIASSGLAGAGGYVVSTFLLGLILGGLYEYTDNLLVPALIHGAYNAVTFAQLYALEALSFHPYF